The genomic region ggataagttcatATTGGTTTTGgtacattgtttgtttgtttgattctctagggaatgagcaaagtggattgtatctaattcatagcacatgatgagttacaaagtccgatgaagcggtgatcatggagtggtcagaattttcttgaagaatgtgaaaagattgttatgatttctaatggtcaagattgaaccgacttgtttgtaatccatatgagagaattaggtttttgttgtgttacctgtaggatttgagaaatacaaatccacagaacccaaaagaaacctgcatgcaagaaacctgtcacagagaaagagagagaatgaatacaagggttttggctctgacaaagagaaaagatgtattaccagagaaaaatgaatcaagaatatgaataatacaagagatcaatccttataaaggagatcaacaccaaaaggaaaaccaaaccctaaggtgtgagcatttaataattaaatattaattattaaatgactaatgtatgcataaagagaaatcttaagaggagagaaaagttaattaattactttactctaacacccccccttaagatgagctacaatgcagctacaaacaatgcaaaagaaagcaaaggaactacaatgcaaaggagggtcccggcaacaaggcctgatgaggtacccgaatacaagaaaatctctataaagtggagtaaaggagaaaacccagtgggaaaaaactcctctccaaaaagagataaagaaacatgctgaaaagaaaacatgaaggaaggaaggcctcactgagaccccccaaggacaacttccttcaccccaagcattgagcgcaactgaagatagtgcggagatgccaagggtttagtgaagatgtctgcaacctgctcctctataggaatatactccaagatgagagaaccatcctgaatcaactgtctgatgaagtgcatgtggatttcaatatgctttgtccgctgatgctccactaggttgcgagaaatgtgaatggcactctggttgtcacaccaaagaatagtgggacaatctggaggaaacccaaactctgtcatcgactgccgaagccataaaacctcctgactggctaacactgctgcacggtactcagcctctgtagatgataatgtaatagcagattgcttcttgcaagaccatgtgataggaccagaaccaaggcaaaaaatgaagccagaagtagacttccgatcattgacatcaccagcccaatcggagtcagtgaagccaatgatgtgaggggatcttgaagagtagtgaatgccataatgtgtggtgccccgaatatatctcaaaatatgtttggctgcttgccaatggctctcatgaggatcatgggagaaccgagagacaaggccaaccgcaaaggaaagatcaggacgagaatgtgtcaggtacaatagactgccaaccaactgcctgtataaggtgggatctactgaaggagtagagcaagtggaagacaaaacaacacctgactgaaatggagtgggggtagacttgcaatcaagcatgccaaatcgctgaagcatatcaagagcatacttctcttgaaaaatagaaatcccatccgaagactgaataacctgtagacccagaaagaagtgcaagagaccaagatctgtcatctcaaattgctccatcaaagctctctgaacactctgaatcatggaggatgagctacctgtaatgatgagatcatctacatatagcactagaatcaaaagatcaccctcctgacgctgaatatagattgtgtgatcggaatgacaacgtgtgaagtgcgaggaaagcaagaaggagtccatcttctcataccaagccctgggggcttgtttgagaccatataatgaacatcgaagtctgcaaaccaaagaagtgtcctgcacaaaaccctgaggctgctccatatagatctcctcatgtaggtctccatgcaagaaggcactcttcacatccatctgaaacactgtccatccctgtgaagctgcaagtgaaagtaccaggcgtatagaattcatcttggcgacaggagcaaaggtctcggagtagtcaataccctctacctgagaaaaccccttcgcaacaagacgggccttatacttatcaatagaaccatctgcagcatacttggtacgatacacccacttgcaccgaaccaactttcttcccttaggaagaggacaaagatcccaagtatgattcttcatcaaagaagaatactcctcatccatggccctatcccactctgggtgtcctgtcgcctctgaaaacttttgaggatcatctgaaagggtatgactcaaaagactagaaccagatgtctgagcacgagtgcgacgagtatctgaaggatcaccttccaaagaaccagctgcatcaacagtatcatgggcccacttcggcaaagatggagcaactggtggtggtggagatggtggatcatgatctacatcatcctcaagagatgaagaggaaggagtaggcaatgagggagaagctggtgatagagaatccatctgaggatagcactcatcaaactggacatctcaccgaaacaagacctctctggaatcaggatcaaacaacctgtatgccttaacatcctcacagtagccaacaaatatgagtggttggctctttctctccatggctatccgctgagcatcaggaataaatgcccaagcctcactaccaaaaactcgaaatgtagaaacatcaggcttgacatgggtccaagcctcctcaggagtcatatgtcgtaatgccttatggggcattcgattctgaatataattggcacaattgactgcctcagcccaaaatgaagatctcatagctcgagactgtatcatacaatttgccatctcctgtaaggttctgttctttctctcagcaacaccattctgttgaggggtataaggaactgtaaactgatgctgtaaaccatgctcagtgcaaaaatctctgaaagcctgatttacatactcccccccattatctgtgcgtatcctcctgatagaaagtccagattgcttctccacaaatgtcttaaacttcctgaaagagtcaaagacatcagacttgtacttgagaaagtacacccatgtacgtctggagaagtcatcaataaaagtgagtacataacgggcccttgaaaaagaaggagtcggaaaggacataagatcactgtgtaccaactctagggctaccctagcacgagaggctcgacccttaggaaaaggatctcgatgatgtttgccaaggacacaaccacgacatacaccatctgtacaggAAATctatggaagcccaatcacaagtgcctgtgtactcatctgctgtagatatctgtaattgacatgaccaaaacgctcatgccaaagcctactcactgaatctgcatgtgctataagagaggaaccaacagtgtctaaactctcaaagccatcaaaactatataagtgagatgcagaatccacactcccagtagccacaaccaagtcaggatcatgaagatctcgaataaccacatcatgtggagagaactcaactgtcttactagagccagagtggcaaatctgataaacagatagaaggtttgtcgaaatgtcaggaaccaaaagcacatcctgaagacaaccaccatccaatgaaacagtaccagaaccctgaacggaaagttgtgctgagtcaccaactgtaatatgtctagtgcctgtaggagcaagagcggtgaccaaatcctgtgtgtgtgtcatatggtgagaggcaccagaatctagaatccaagtggacgctgaggacaatgctcatgcagaaagagcatgacctttccctgtgggctgtgaaggaggctgtggtgcactaatattatgctgctgcatggcttcctccaaagcctctaaacatttccaacacctggaaacgggatgtccttccttgccacaaaaactgcaaggatcacctgatttcttcttagtcctggaggaagactcaccagactttgaagatttgccctgtttagaattggactgtggttttgaatcaaacttaggtggtggcttggagggattctcactagcctctgaatctttcttaggcttcggtttctgcttctgttttcctttggaggactgggctaccaatgcttggttctgtgaacctgaaagtgaatccaactacttaagcttagcttgctcacgagtcagacgatcacaaaagacctcaaaagaaggcatgacatgtcgagcacccaaggcatccatggtggaatagaaggtcgaagagaagatctgaaatggaccccgaagcttggagagaatcagaaaaatgcactctgtatcagtcttagtcttaccacaaccctgcaagattgatctttgctgtttgaacttcatcagaaagtcctcaatagaaggaaacgaatcaggtaccaaggaagttaactctgcctcaagttgcaaagctctgaactcattgatagtaccaaaaagtccttcaaacttgatccaaatggctcgaggagtgagacaaccctcaagatgaaactgaagactgtcggaaatgtgtaaagccatcaatcccatagcctaatccatattgttcctgtgctgcataatctcaaaaggacgtgtcaactgaggctgaacctcatccaaacaggaccataacccttttgactgaagaagagtcatcatgcgacccttccaagtgtggtaattatgcagtgtgagagattcaataggtctgtctgccatcctgtgaactgtgcctcaactgctttgaatttttaattattattaagtggtctttcagaactagacagaagatgcagaagggggtttgatttttttttgtattggtgtttgtaaattctggttttctaatgtaaataacagaaagcaagagaaaacacccccccacaatgcaaaaaactaatccccagtacaaattgaaagccagaaaatgatagaaagcaataacgggttgagacaaaatttggagcacctgaagatttttttgatgaaatagactatatatctggaaagagcacagaaccacctttccgacgcctattcgctttcaaaaaacggagtccgtatgcaaaagatatggctcctggagtgcaaaaaacttgctctgactttgactggcaaaaaaaactacaaaatggcaaaattagaaaaaaaaagtcCTGCATTAATTAGATTcatctcggaaccagctttccaacgcctattcgttttcgaaaaatagagatcggacgcccaagttatgcccgattttgtaaaactgctcctaaagggCCCAAATAGGCCCCTAAGTCCTTAAGGGCTTAAAAAAatcagcccctggtcctctgggcgaccaggggcgggcgcaggAGGTGGCAGCACGTGGGCGGCGCGGCTGGTGGTGGGCGGCACGCTGGCTGGGCGCGAGCGGGCTGGCGGCGGCGCGCGGGCTGCTGGCGGCGGGCGGGCTGCGGGTGCTGCGCCGACGGCACGACAGAGGATACCGCCGGCGACGGCGGTGGCCTGGCGGAGGGGTCCGCTGGGAAGCAGCGGCGCGCTGGCTAGACTGGCTgcacattttttaataaaaaaccctacattttttaatattttttttgaatgtttttttaatatttccacctcggttttcgtgccctagggtcgtacgaccttggggccaaaaaaaatttgcctcttggtgcaactgtgtccaaatcggatgaattttatatggaaataggggtttttgggcgctacgagctcaacggtgaggtctatttgggctcaaagtgcactgaaaaaaataccccctattccaaaataaaaaacagaagacaaacacagatctgatgcaaccaaaacctggatctcaaaatctttcaaaagtctgaacaagctgcagcagatccaactctgataccatgtaggatttgagaaatacaaatccacagaacccaaaagaaacctgcatgcaagaaacctgtcacagagaaagagagagaacgaatacaagggttttggctctgacaaagagaaaagatgtattatcagagaaaaatgaatcaagaatatgaataatacaagagatcaatccttataaaggagatcaacactaaaaggaaaacctaaccctaaggtgtgagcatttaataattaaatattaattattaaatgactaatgtatgcataaagagaaatctcaagaggagagaaaagttaattaattactttactctaacattaccgacctaattgatttgtatttaaggtcgatgaagctatttgtaagagtgttggcaaagtgttggctgaaaactagttgagtgtgtcgttgcctaaccggagaatggatctatagtttgtgtaaaggtagattgaagcttaaaaggatctgatcaagcaaatgtagtgctatttagacagataaaaaaaacctattgttttctaacaattatagtagaattgaaatcccctaaccaggtaagatctaacaaacttggttacttattaaatcctctaataaggtggtccattagcttagattctcaaaccctctatcgaggttactcctaacagagtattttgctttttcatcaaggcattttgtaaatcctttaactaggtgattcctaacagaatcagttcttaacaggacttattgtaaaaaatttaacaggcttggcttctaacagggtgaacttcagaagagtttagatagctatccttgtgagtctcatctcaccgtggtttttacctatttgggttttccacgtataaacatttgtgtcaagtggtgaatgtttttgtggttctgATCTTATTGGATTGATTACTTagctattctgataaggcatgataactggaagcattgagagattgaatattttgagatatgattaagcattttcaTGTTTACaggattgaagttgtttattgttaagttgttataacagttaaccggttgatgttgagtattgatcttgatagtgaaagtttactttgtgagtttgattttcagattgggaagtttgtatcagttttttagtatactgattcacccccccctctcagtattctaccagatacttattctttcatcataccatcaatgacaacttgtaagcatttctcatgcatcaatcttcactagatcagtgtctcttgccaacaatctccccctttggcattgatggcaacattgtgaaaaatgacACTATACACTCAAAGCTACAAAACTTCAAaacttcaaaaatatcaaaaactctACAAACTCAACAAGCTCCCCCTATGgatttgcaccatttttcacttctctatctccccctttgacaaaatgcTAAAGATAGGAATCCGCTAAAATTTATATACAGGGATATATAcaattgcttacaaaaatttgaagatatcagcAAAAAATGTCTCTAAGCTCAACAAGTTGttatcccaacccttcttcaaCCTCTCCAAAATACTGATATTTCACTGAAAAGATAGGCATGCATCTTTGCTCCTCTTCTATCTACTGGAGAACTCTTATTTAGAGCATCATTTCTATCTTGCATACTGTTGATCAGTGAATCTATCTGAGGAGTGATAAGGCTTCTTACTTCTCCCATTCTGCCTAAAATTTAGGCCTTGTTTTGatttaaactcttaatcttatTGAATATACTCATAACTCATGCTTCAAAATTGCTAGTCGGGACTGATTGAGGTGCATAAGACTGAGACATGCTATCTAGCTGGCCTtcacactcttttattttcttgtcgatGTCAATGGTAAACTTTgacaaaattagacatgacttttATATTTGACCACCTTCATCTAATACATCTTGTATATTCTTCATAACAGTTATCAAGCTCACCCTATctccctcaatcatcttcaaaaatgttctcaatctcatagcattaaattGAGTCAAAATTCTTGCATATGTTGCCttctccaaagacacaaaatgagagtcTACAATATTGAGCATGCTCGTAAGCTTATTGGAGAGAGTATCTGGTTTCAAGGagggcaaaattttctccaatacaTCTGCTGCCAAGGTTATCGACTCTTTATCTaagaaagaagttagattggagtatgtatctacaaaggaacatattgtatatatcttcacatgcaaagccttttcctatagatacatttgtatatctgagagagaaaTTAGGGGTGATTGCCCCCCCTGGTGTGAACTGGAtgtattgagttgcatcgatccggtggacttcatagtcttatcttatTATCTGGATTGATGACTGGTGTTGTTATTCCAGAGGAGTAGTTAGTGTGTGATTCAATTGTTCAGATTTGTAAGTTTTTTCTAATGGGGAGAGATTATGTGAGAGTGAGAGAAGTATGGTGTGTATgtgtttttggcattgatgtcaaagggggagagatgcatgtgaaaaactatcttatctatctgaggtagagagctatgtgtgtatgatctcagggggagattgttggagttgttttctttctttgaatttattgtttttcacattcatatgttgcgaTCAATGCCAgatggggatattgttggatattagagttgttagaatgtgttattgtcattgatttcaacatattcttgtgttgcagAGAGTTGAGTTGGTTTGGTTGCAGATATGCTAATgtagataaaagagatagttggtgaaataaagagtgtaggagggaaagtggaagatgccacagtgatcagtaaggtactgagaaccctgctaccggtctatgctatcctaGTTGCAattattcaggagctgaaatccattgacaaaactaaggtaactctcgactctatcattggcaaacttactgtttttatgttaaattgctatgATAGTATTGTACAGAAATCCGaatttgcattcagagcttctgtctctaacccatttgtgagaaaaagtagagatacttgtcatagctatgaatctagatccagccaCCTATcgacctcttctccaccaataccagatagaagagaaagtactttaatttaatgccatcaggataaaaggctttaatcaagacagataaatggcatgcaactgtatctatttagaatgcattacccaaacagcgcaatcgatcagtcgcacacaaagttccacaagtgtgatctttttcaaatcctaatatgatttctatctcgacAAACTCTAGAgtagccacctgacttggccccacccaaaccaagatccatttttcccatttttcaagaatgtatttctcttcaccatcttgcagtttcccttgtgaattttcaattatagtgcagagttcttcacgaaggacaccaccacatcatctagagtctatgctttaatttttttctttgatcccatggaggtcgATAGTcctggggggagaggtaatgcttgaaattgcccttctattgggagattgtgcacataacctcttggtcttttgaaagctgaaaattacttcaagtccaccaactctagttccacactatagaaatttttggatattgacttccaaatatcctttgatgcaaaagcatcattctcataatagaaaaaaggttctccttgcatgaacacattggtttcctccaagcgtggcccaataggtttcacaggaactccaaaatgagttagtccctccggacataaattagagacgtcacatcacacactacagacattgtttgtttgtattgcatactctctatgtatttatcaccctttaacactttcctctggttttctccaatttctctcttctaggcagtggatgagcttgtttccatgtcattcaagataatgcctgcttgctttcttttacgaaatttgcttgcacatgactctttagcttgtatgttttgctttcgtatagatataaattttaattcatgctcaaataataattaaataaaataagcatttttaaagaaaagatttagtcattcgatgttacatattatctagcataaagatcctagacaattcttggagaaaggaaacatcattgataatcattttttacaaataacactgaatcaaataaataataaatgttttatgcaatttttaaaagtagaactcattcaatgctttcatgcaccaacgacaaagccgtttgacccacatcatctctcgtcgtcgaaattttgatgacaactaatgaaacatccaacaaggatgttgtata from Cryptomeria japonica chromosome 3, Sugi_1.0, whole genome shotgun sequence harbors:
- the LOC131873934 gene encoding probable pathogenesis-related protein ARB_02861, giving the protein MEKAFMEQQMMTLPPTVVITEIPSQVSTEVISTMTVITKIPPLVTTQVVTTASSTFPFVVIIEEGSASIAIAASTASLASAPLLPSGPLRQATAVAGGILCRAVGAAPAARPPPAARAPPPARSRPASVPPTTSRAAHVLPPPAPAPGRPEDQGLIFLSP